In the Cyanobacteriota bacterium genome, CTGGAATTCCTCGCTGCCGAAAGCTCTGTAGAACGATCGTCAACTCCCGCAATAACAAACTGTTCCGACAGGCATTGCTGTAGTAAGCAGCACTGAACGCTTGCTCTACTTCTGGCGGCAAAATGTCACGATGACGCAGTATGCCATAGAGCAAAGGTAACAGGTTTTCTTGCTGCGCTAGCTGATAGACTGCTTGCCAAAATGATTTTGGGTTCTGAACTTCTCTAGATAGCTGCTTGTGGACATATACTTGCAGCCAGTGCAAACGCTGAAGGTTCCATCGTCCCTGTAAGCACCAATGAATGAACTGTTGAGGAGAAAGCGTTTGAGCAACCATTGGCAAACCTAAGGATGAGACCATGGCGGTATCCGTGAATAGAAGCTAGGTTGAACTATAGCAAGCTCTTAGGCAGATGGGGGAACTAGACAGTATTAGCCAGTAAATCGAAATGACCAACGTTGACGGATGATAACATCGCTATTGATGTTAAGGACATGTAGGTAATCATCATGTTCATGTAGGATTGAGTCCCTAACGGCCACCTATCTGTGATGTTCACCTGAGGAATCGATATAGTTTCTCGCAATGAGCAGGCAAAACGAAACGGATAAGCTTGTGATAACGTAGCCTACCTGACGGACGGCCTAATGGCCTTGGAGAATCGTGCAACTATGAGCAACCTTATGAGCAACCTACAGGTAGCCACAGACTGAGAATCTGATTATCTTGGTGTAAGAAACTCTACTTTACGTTAATGTTTATGCCTACAGTAAGTTTGGTTCGTTGCCAGTCCTACGATCGCACTGAGCTTCAGTCTAGTTTAGAAATCCTGTTGGCACCCCTAGGTGGCATGACATCAGTAGTGAAACCAGGCGATCGCGTGCTGCTCAAGCCAAACCTGTTAACGGGTGCTCGTCCTGGTAAGGAAGCCATTACCCGTCCTGAAGTTGTGTATGCCGTTGCCAAAGCAGTTTTGGATGCAGGTGGCAAACCCTTCTTAGGGGATAGTCCAGCCTTTGGCAGTGCTCATGGGGTCGCAAAATCAGGTAACTATCTGCCCCTAATGGCTGAACTAGGGGTGCCCATCGTTGAGTTTCACGGTAAGCGTTACGAAACCGTTAGCGATAGCTTTAACCATTTGCTACTGTCTAAGGAAGCTCTAGAGGCTGATGTAGTAATCAATTTACCTAAAGTCAAGTCTCACATGCAGTTGACCCTAACCTTGGGAGTGAAGAACCTATTTGGCTGTGTTCCCGGCAAGATGAAGGCATGGTGGCACATGGAAGCAGGTAAGAGCAGCGATCGCTTTGGTGACATGTTGGTGGAAACAGCTAAAGCCATTCAGCCTGACCTGACTATTTTGGATGGCATCCTTGGGCATGAAGGCAATGGGCCTAGTGGTGGTGAACCGCGCTCCTTGGGACTACTAGCTGCATCGACAGATGTGTTTGCCCTAGACCGAGCAATTGTTGACGTACTACAAGTAGATCCTGCTACAGTGCCGACGATCGTTGCTTCCCAACGCCTTGGTCTTTGCCCTCCCTTAGAGACTATTGCATTCCCTCACCTGCATCCCCAAGATGTCCAGATTACTGACTGGCGCTTACCCGATACTATGATGCCGATCGACTTTGGCCTACCGAGGGTAATCAAATCTACCTTCCGTCACCTCTACATCCGCTTTATCAAAGAGCCATTGAGCGCCTACAGCTATAAGTAGTATGTAGGCAGTAGTATCTTCGGAGTTGGGCAGCAATCCAAGGTGCAAGGCTAGCAACACCCACACCAAGCC is a window encoding:
- a CDS encoding DUF362 domain-containing protein; the protein is MPTVSLVRCQSYDRTELQSSLEILLAPLGGMTSVVKPGDRVLLKPNLLTGARPGKEAITRPEVVYAVAKAVLDAGGKPFLGDSPAFGSAHGVAKSGNYLPLMAELGVPIVEFHGKRYETVSDSFNHLLLSKEALEADVVINLPKVKSHMQLTLTLGVKNLFGCVPGKMKAWWHMEAGKSSDRFGDMLVETAKAIQPDLTILDGILGHEGNGPSGGEPRSLGLLAASTDVFALDRAIVDVLQVDPATVPTIVASQRLGLCPPLETIAFPHLHPQDVQITDWRLPDTMMPIDFGLPRVIKSTFRHLYIRFIKEPLSAYSYK